Proteins encoded by one window of Portunus trituberculatus isolate SZX2019 chromosome 27, ASM1759143v1, whole genome shotgun sequence:
- the LOC123509660 gene encoding M-phase phosphoprotein 8-like isoform X1, translating into MGNKNKQNGEARDTDSTLPKDEDVGAEGDETTDDEGGVDTPPPQKDEEEQEDAQNEDGTFEVEQIVDMECRRRWKCPVKFRVRWVGYSEKDDTWLPASELNCEDLINEFLEISGRTFEYKNAMAPKKRPAEGAEMTMQTRKAMCFSYSELDEDQEEVMPAGTRTRKVKVRAEPKPLKPVLPKRRQPFATKPVGRPALKKEPEEYEVEAVVDHRVRGRFTEYKVRWKGFGPKDDSWVPEAELNCDHLLNKYFKIAGRKVEESYEVQEIKDMRELKGCTEYKVRWKGWSAKYDSWLPEEELNCPDLLNRFHATHLKNEEEEVEEEEYEVEKILNEREKRGNKEYLVQWKNKGPKHNSWEPEENLENCRDEIKKFIDSQKKKKKPAKPLKEVRKGRAAKAVEVEEEQEVESPARSRRTGKNRSYSEFYDQ; encoded by the exons ATGGGCAACAAGAACAAGCAGAACGGTGAGGCAAGGGACACAGACAGCACGCTACCTAAGGACGAGGACGTAGGCGCGGAGGGTGACGAGACCACAGACGACGAGGGAGGCGTGGACACCCCGCCCCCCcagaaggacgaagaagaacaggaggatgCCCAGAACGAGGATGGCACTTTTGAG GTTGAGCAGATTGTGGACATGGAGTGCCGGCGCAGGTGGAAGTGCCCTGTGAAGTTCCGGGTGCGCTGGGTGGGCTACTCTGAGAAGGATGACACGTGGCTCCCCGCTTCAGAGCTCAACTGTGAAGACCTCATCAATGAGTTTCTGGAAATTTCAGGAAGAACGTTTGAGTACAAG AATGCAATGGCCCCCAAAAAACGTCCAGCAGAAGGTGCAGAGATGACCATGCAGACCAGAAAGGCAATGTGTTTCTCATACAGTGAACTGGATGAAGATCAGG AGGAAGTTATGCCAGCTGGAACAAGGACACGTAAAGTCAAGGTTAGGGCTGAGCCTAAGCCCCTCAAGCCTGTTCTTCCCAAGAGGAGGCAGCCTTTCGCTACTAAGCCTGTAGGCAGGCCTGCTCTTAAAAAAGAGCCTGAAGAATATGAG gtggaggcagtggtggaCCACAGGGTGCGAGGGAGGTTCACGGAGTACAAGGTGCGGTGGAAGGGATTTGGACCCAAGGATGACTCCTGGGTCCCTGAGGCTGAACTTAACTGTGATCATCTGCTCAACAAGTACTTCAAGATTGCAGGACGCAAAGTGGAGGAGTCTTATGAG GTGCAAGAGATCAAGGACATGCGGGAGTTGAAGGGCTGCACTGAATACAAGGTGCGATGGAAGGGCTGGAGTGCCAAATATGACTCCTGGCTGCCCGAGGAGGAACTCAACTGTCCTGATCTGTTGAACCGGTTCCATGCCACTCATCtcaaaaatgaggaggaggaggtggaagaggaagaatatgag GTGGAGAAGATCTtgaatgagagggaaaagcGAGGCAACAAAGAGTATCTGGTGCAGTGGAAGAATAAAGGACCAAAACACAATTCTTGGGAGCCTGAAGAGAACTTGGAGAACTGCAGAGATGAAATTAAGAAATTCATTGActcacagaagaagaagaagaag CCTGCGAAGCCCTTGAAGGAAGTTCGCAAGGGACGAGCGGCAAAAGCAGTTGAAgtagaggaagagcaagaggtagAATCACCAGCTCGTTCTCGCAGGACAGGGAAGAATCGATCTTATTCAGAATTTTATGACCAGTGa
- the LOC123509660 gene encoding M-phase phosphoprotein 8-like isoform X2, producing the protein MGNKNKQNGEARDTDSTLPKDEDVGAEGDETTDDEGGVDTPPPQKDEEEQEDAQNEDGTFEVEQIVDMECRRRWKCPVKFRVRWVGYSEKDDTWLPASELNCEDLINEFLEISGRTFEYKNAMAPKKRPAEGAEMTMQTRKAMCFSYSELDEDQEEVMPAGTRTRKVKVRAEPKPLKPVLPKRRQPFATKPVGRPALKKEPEEYEVEAVVDHRVRGRFTEYKVRWKGFGPKDDSWVPEAELNCDHLLNKYFKIAGRKVEESYEVEKILNEREKRGNKEYLVQWKNKGPKHNSWEPEENLENCRDEIKKFIDSQKKKKKPAKPLKEVRKGRAAKAVEVEEEQEVESPARSRRTGKNRSYSEFYDQ; encoded by the exons ATGGGCAACAAGAACAAGCAGAACGGTGAGGCAAGGGACACAGACAGCACGCTACCTAAGGACGAGGACGTAGGCGCGGAGGGTGACGAGACCACAGACGACGAGGGAGGCGTGGACACCCCGCCCCCCcagaaggacgaagaagaacaggaggatgCCCAGAACGAGGATGGCACTTTTGAG GTTGAGCAGATTGTGGACATGGAGTGCCGGCGCAGGTGGAAGTGCCCTGTGAAGTTCCGGGTGCGCTGGGTGGGCTACTCTGAGAAGGATGACACGTGGCTCCCCGCTTCAGAGCTCAACTGTGAAGACCTCATCAATGAGTTTCTGGAAATTTCAGGAAGAACGTTTGAGTACAAG AATGCAATGGCCCCCAAAAAACGTCCAGCAGAAGGTGCAGAGATGACCATGCAGACCAGAAAGGCAATGTGTTTCTCATACAGTGAACTGGATGAAGATCAGG AGGAAGTTATGCCAGCTGGAACAAGGACACGTAAAGTCAAGGTTAGGGCTGAGCCTAAGCCCCTCAAGCCTGTTCTTCCCAAGAGGAGGCAGCCTTTCGCTACTAAGCCTGTAGGCAGGCCTGCTCTTAAAAAAGAGCCTGAAGAATATGAG gtggaggcagtggtggaCCACAGGGTGCGAGGGAGGTTCACGGAGTACAAGGTGCGGTGGAAGGGATTTGGACCCAAGGATGACTCCTGGGTCCCTGAGGCTGAACTTAACTGTGATCATCTGCTCAACAAGTACTTCAAGATTGCAGGACGCAAAGTGGAGGAGTCTTATGAG GTGGAGAAGATCTtgaatgagagggaaaagcGAGGCAACAAAGAGTATCTGGTGCAGTGGAAGAATAAAGGACCAAAACACAATTCTTGGGAGCCTGAAGAGAACTTGGAGAACTGCAGAGATGAAATTAAGAAATTCATTGActcacagaagaagaagaagaag CCTGCGAAGCCCTTGAAGGAAGTTCGCAAGGGACGAGCGGCAAAAGCAGTTGAAgtagaggaagagcaagaggtagAATCACCAGCTCGTTCTCGCAGGACAGGGAAGAATCGATCTTATTCAGAATTTTATGACCAGTGa